In Parafrankia irregularis, a single genomic region encodes these proteins:
- a CDS encoding winged helix-turn-helix transcriptional regulator has protein sequence MVTNARRGPYVCGIDAGMDVVSGKWKSLILWELNNHGTRRFGELRRGLPGVSEKMLIQHLREMEEDGLVHREVYREVPPRVEYSLTEHGVSLNEALRPLGEWGKRRSERLVAQAELTSA, from the coding sequence ATGGTGACGAACGCGAGGCGCGGTCCATACGTCTGCGGCATCGACGCCGGTATGGACGTGGTGTCGGGGAAGTGGAAGTCCCTGATCCTCTGGGAACTGAACAACCACGGAACCCGGCGGTTCGGAGAGCTGCGGCGCGGCCTTCCCGGCGTCAGCGAGAAAATGCTTATTCAGCACCTGCGCGAGATGGAGGAGGACGGCCTGGTCCATCGCGAGGTGTATCGCGAGGTCCCACCCCGGGTCGAGTACTCCCTCACCGAGCATGGGGTGTCCCTCAACGAAGCCCTCCGCCCGCTGGGCGAGTGGGGAAAGCGACGTAGCGAGCGCCTCGTCGCCCAGGCGGAGCTCACGTCCGCCTGA
- a CDS encoding DEAD/DEAH box helicase — protein sequence MTESEDQQTFQDLGLGTAVLRALTELGYEVPSPIQVGTIPALLAGRDVVGLAQTGTGKTAAFALPILSRIDVRSTSTQALVLAPTRELVLQVAEAFGRYSHHLTGLHVLPVYGGQAYAPQLAGIRRGAQVIVGTPGRVIDHLERGTLNLGGLRTLVLDEADEMLRMGFQEEVDRILADTPDAKQVALFSATMPAPIRRISRQYLRDPVEITVRARTVTAANTRQRFLTVAGPRKMDALTRVLEVEPFEAMIIFVRTKSATEDVAERLRSRGFATEAINGDLSQPQREKLIAQLRDGTLDLLVATDVAARGLDVERITHVVNYDIPTDPESYVHRIGRTGRAGRSGEALLLVTPREKGLLAAIEKATRQPLAEMELPTAENVNAQRVAKFHDAITAALDAPAHAVFRDLVLGYTHEHDVPLADIAAALAVMTRHDQGEFLLPPDTAPPARERPARGASGPRRVYATYRIGVGHRQRVTPGQIVGALANEGGLDRADFGRIDIRVDYSLVELPSDLTKETRQALSRTRIAGQPLNLRAERPNRESGARLGVSRRGKPAPSARRPRRPV from the coding sequence GTGACCGAGTCCGAAGACCAGCAGACGTTCCAAGATCTCGGGCTTGGCACCGCAGTGCTGCGAGCCCTCACCGAACTCGGCTACGAGGTGCCGTCGCCGATTCAGGTCGGCACGATCCCCGCCCTGCTCGCGGGCCGTGACGTCGTCGGCCTCGCCCAGACCGGGACCGGCAAGACCGCCGCGTTCGCTCTCCCGATCCTGTCCCGGATCGACGTGCGCAGCACCTCCACCCAGGCGCTTGTGCTCGCCCCGACCCGGGAACTGGTCCTGCAGGTCGCCGAGGCGTTCGGCCGGTATTCCCACCACCTCACCGGCCTGCATGTGCTGCCCGTCTACGGAGGGCAGGCGTACGCTCCCCAGCTGGCCGGGATCCGCCGCGGCGCGCAGGTCATCGTCGGCACTCCCGGGCGGGTTATCGACCACCTGGAACGCGGGACGCTCAATCTGGGCGGCCTGCGCACGCTGGTCCTCGATGAGGCCGACGAGATGCTCCGGATGGGCTTCCAGGAGGAGGTCGACCGGATCCTCGCCGACACCCCCGACGCCAAACAGGTCGCGCTGTTCTCCGCGACGATGCCCGCGCCGATCCGCCGCATCTCCCGGCAGTACCTGCGCGACCCGGTTGAGATCACGGTAAGGGCGCGGACCGTCACGGCCGCGAACACCCGGCAGCGGTTCCTGACCGTCGCCGGGCCGCGCAAGATGGACGCGCTCACCCGGGTCCTCGAAGTCGAGCCGTTCGAAGCGATGATCATTTTCGTGCGGACGAAGTCGGCAACCGAGGACGTCGCCGAGCGGCTGCGCAGCCGCGGGTTCGCCACCGAGGCGATCAACGGCGACCTCAGCCAGCCGCAGCGAGAGAAGCTCATCGCCCAGCTCCGCGACGGCACTCTCGACCTGCTCGTCGCCACGGACGTCGCCGCCCGCGGCCTCGACGTCGAACGGATCACCCACGTCGTCAACTACGACATTCCCACCGACCCGGAGTCGTACGTCCACCGCATCGGCCGTACCGGCCGCGCCGGCCGCAGCGGTGAGGCGCTGCTGCTCGTCACCCCCAGGGAAAAGGGCCTGCTCGCCGCGATCGAGAAGGCGACCCGCCAGCCGCTCGCCGAGATGGAACTGCCCACCGCGGAGAATGTGAACGCCCAGCGGGTCGCGAAGTTCCACGACGCGATCACCGCCGCGCTCGACGCGCCAGCCCACGCCGTGTTCAGGGACCTGGTCCTTGGCTACACCCACGAGCACGACGTTCCGCTCGCCGACATCGCCGCGGCGCTGGCCGTGATGACCCGCCATGATCAGGGAGAGTTCCTCCTCCCGCCGGACACCGCCCCGCCTGCCCGCGAGAGGCCCGCCCGCGGCGCGAGCGGGCCGCGGAGGGTCTATGCCACCTACCGGATCGGGGTCGGGCATCGCCAGCGGGTCACCCCGGGCCAGATCGTCGGGGCGCTCGCCAACGAGGGCGGCCTGGACCGGGCGGACTTCGGGCGGATCGACATCCGGGTCGACTACAGCCTCGTCGAACTTCCCAGCGACCTGACCAAGGAAACCCGGCAGGCGTTGAGCCGTACCCGCATCGCCGGCCAGCCCCTCAACCTGCGCGCCGAACGGCCGAACCGGGAATCCGGCGCGCGCCTCGGCGTCAGCCGCCGAGGAAAACCCGCCCCCTCCGCCCGCAGGCCGCGCCGCCCCGTCTGA
- a CDS encoding NAD(P)-dependent oxidoreductase, with protein sequence MTTPMTFLGLGAMGSALAAAALAAGRPSVVWNRTPDRARALGEHGATVARTVNEAITGGGPIIVCLLDHQSVHAVIDPVAASLSGRVLINLTTTTPNQARELAVWAVEHGITYLDGAIMAVPRMIGQPGAAILYSGSQAAFEENRELLGLWGHSDYFGTDPGMASLNDMAMLVGMYTMFAGFLQGAAMVGAEGVSATEFARRQTPFLAAMTGQLPALAATVDAEDYAGAGQQSLEFTEAALAALVTASVETGVNADVLRPVHDIVRRQITAGYGRQGTARIFEELRTSRNGRR encoded by the coding sequence ATGACGACCCCCATGACCTTCCTGGGCCTGGGCGCGATGGGCAGCGCGCTCGCCGCCGCCGCCCTCGCCGCCGGCCGACCATCCGTGGTGTGGAACCGCACACCGGACAGAGCACGGGCACTCGGCGAGCATGGCGCCACCGTCGCCAGGACCGTCAACGAGGCGATCACCGGCGGAGGGCCGATCATCGTCTGCCTGCTCGACCATCAGTCGGTGCACGCCGTGATCGATCCGGTCGCCGCCAGCCTGAGCGGACGAGTCCTGATCAATCTGACGACGACAACACCGAACCAGGCCCGCGAGCTCGCGGTCTGGGCGGTGGAGCATGGCATCACCTACCTGGACGGCGCGATCATGGCTGTGCCCAGGATGATCGGCCAGCCGGGCGCGGCGATCCTCTACAGCGGCAGCCAGGCCGCCTTCGAAGAAAACCGGGAGCTGCTCGGCCTGTGGGGGCACAGCGACTACTTCGGGACCGATCCCGGTATGGCCTCGCTCAACGACATGGCGATGCTCGTCGGCATGTACACGATGTTCGCCGGCTTCCTGCAGGGCGCGGCGATGGTCGGTGCGGAAGGTGTGTCGGCAACCGAGTTCGCCCGACGGCAGACACCTTTCCTCGCCGCCATGACCGGTCAGCTCCCCGCTCTCGCCGCCACGGTGGACGCCGAGGACTACGCCGGGGCGGGCCAGCAGAGCCTCGAGTTCACCGAAGCCGCACTGGCCGCGCTGGTGACGGCCAGCGTCGAAACAGGGGTCAACGCCGACGTGCTGCGGCCCGTCCACGACATCGTGCGCCGGCAGATCACCGCCGGGTACGGCAGACAGGGCACAGCCCGCATCTTCGAAGAGCTCAGGACGTCCCGTAACGGCCGGCGGTGA
- a CDS encoding PaaI family thioesterase: MTTTSSDGRRQDGHILRELGFETSRVGDEIHGSAAVVPEMFVPGTSSVRASILATWTDVVAGYLVLEFLAPRVPVTLDLDIHVHEPLRELERISAVGRLVKKGRSVAVIDVDLTGSDGRSLAVGVASFMAAPDPSVLMPPELTDAMDLPVALPHQRLSVPFARRARCEVPRPGVARLPRSEDALNAAQTVNGGLIALAVEEAALSLSPGATLSLLALRYLRPVRIGPAVATATAQAGLGRVEVRDAGDGDRLSVYATTRTFPAQPPG; encoded by the coding sequence ATGACGACGACAAGCAGTGACGGCCGGCGCCAGGACGGCCACATTCTGCGCGAGCTGGGATTCGAAACAAGCCGGGTCGGAGACGAGATTCACGGGTCCGCGGCGGTCGTCCCGGAAATGTTCGTGCCCGGAACGTCCAGTGTCCGGGCGTCGATTCTGGCGACCTGGACCGATGTCGTCGCGGGTTACCTGGTGCTGGAGTTCCTGGCGCCGCGGGTGCCGGTCACGCTCGATCTCGACATCCACGTCCACGAGCCACTGCGGGAGCTCGAACGGATCAGCGCGGTCGGCCGGCTGGTGAAGAAGGGCCGCTCGGTGGCGGTCATCGACGTCGACCTGACCGGGTCGGACGGGCGCAGCCTCGCCGTCGGCGTGGCGTCGTTCATGGCGGCGCCGGACCCGTCCGTGCTCATGCCGCCGGAGCTCACCGACGCGATGGACCTGCCGGTGGCCCTGCCCCACCAGCGGCTGAGCGTTCCCTTCGCCCGCCGGGCCCGGTGCGAGGTCCCCCGTCCCGGGGTCGCGCGGCTGCCCCGCTCCGAGGACGCGCTCAACGCGGCCCAGACGGTCAACGGCGGGCTCATCGCGCTGGCCGTCGAGGAGGCCGCGCTCTCCCTCTCCCCCGGTGCCACACTCTCCCTGCTGGCGCTGCGCTATCTGCGGCCGGTCCGCATCGGGCCCGCCGTGGCCACCGCCACCGCGCAGGCAGGCCTGGGACGGGTGGAGGTGCGCGACGCCGGCGACGGCGACAGGCTGTCCGTGTACGCCACCACCCGGACGTTTCCGGCACAGCCGCCCGGCTGA
- a CDS encoding thiolase C-terminal domain-containing protein — MRPLPEITPATEWFWKSGADGKLRIQGCDDCGQLVHPPVPICPRCRSRAHTPTEVSGRATVVGFTVNVQPWTPAIMPPYVVANVALVEDASVRLTTNITGCEPADVHIGQEVAVRFEQHEDVWLAMFEPTGGTDPTDRVGEPDLPAPRAPLSDHRFEHRAVLSGIGRSRIGRRLMVDPLELTIDACLKAVADAGLTLDDIDGLSTYPGATGMGMSEGGVTAVEEALRLHPTWTNGGGDLPGPGGSVIAAMLAVASGLCRHVLCFRTVWESTYRTLGLGMGGGGGRHSNATTLWRAPFGAMSAANWIAMNANQYFHRYGADREMLAAIALNGRAGAALNPNAIYRDPLTLDDYMSARMVTTPFGLYDCDVPCDASIAVVVSDASVAGDLPKPAIRVEAVGTQILERVSWEQGVITHEPQVLGQAAHLWTRTDLRPSDVDLALVYDGFTFNAISWIEGLGFCGFGEAQDWLDKGRRIAIDGELPLNPHGGQLSEGRTHGYGFFYEAVTQLRHEAGERQVANARTAVVTSGGGTPSGVLLLQRDGS, encoded by the coding sequence ATGCGCCCGCTTCCCGAGATCACCCCCGCCACCGAGTGGTTCTGGAAGTCGGGGGCCGACGGGAAGCTACGTATCCAGGGCTGCGACGACTGCGGCCAGCTCGTGCACCCCCCCGTCCCCATCTGCCCACGGTGCCGCAGCCGCGCCCACACCCCCACCGAGGTCTCCGGGCGGGCGACGGTCGTCGGGTTCACCGTGAACGTGCAGCCGTGGACGCCCGCGATCATGCCGCCCTACGTGGTCGCGAACGTGGCGCTGGTGGAGGACGCGAGCGTCCGGCTGACCACGAACATCACCGGGTGCGAGCCGGCGGACGTGCACATCGGGCAGGAGGTCGCCGTCCGCTTCGAGCAGCACGAGGACGTCTGGCTGGCGATGTTCGAGCCGACCGGCGGCACGGACCCGACCGACCGGGTCGGCGAGCCCGACCTGCCCGCCCCCCGCGCGCCGCTGAGCGACCACCGCTTCGAGCACCGCGCGGTGCTCTCCGGCATCGGCCGGTCGCGGATCGGGCGCCGGCTGATGGTCGACCCGCTCGAGCTGACGATCGACGCCTGCCTGAAGGCGGTCGCCGACGCGGGCCTGACCCTCGACGACATCGACGGCCTTTCCACCTACCCCGGCGCGACCGGCATGGGCATGAGCGAAGGCGGGGTGACCGCCGTCGAGGAGGCGCTGCGGCTGCACCCGACCTGGACGAACGGCGGCGGCGACCTGCCCGGCCCGGGAGGTTCCGTCATCGCCGCGATGCTGGCGGTCGCCTCGGGCCTGTGCCGGCATGTGCTGTGCTTCCGGACGGTGTGGGAGTCGACCTACCGGACCCTGGGCCTGGGCATGGGCGGCGGGGGCGGCCGGCACTCGAACGCGACCACCCTGTGGCGCGCCCCGTTCGGGGCGATGTCCGCGGCGAACTGGATCGCCATGAACGCCAACCAGTACTTCCACCGCTACGGCGCCGACCGGGAGATGCTCGCCGCGATCGCCCTCAACGGCCGGGCCGGCGCGGCGCTCAACCCGAACGCGATCTACCGCGACCCGCTGACCCTCGACGACTACATGTCGGCGCGGATGGTCACGACCCCGTTCGGCCTCTACGACTGTGACGTGCCATGCGACGCGTCCATCGCCGTCGTCGTCTCCGACGCCTCCGTCGCCGGGGACCTGCCGAAGCCGGCGATCCGGGTCGAGGCCGTCGGCACGCAGATCCTCGAGCGGGTCTCCTGGGAGCAGGGTGTCATCACCCACGAGCCGCAGGTGCTCGGCCAGGCCGCCCACCTGTGGACGAGGACCGACCTGCGCCCGTCGGACGTCGACCTGGCGCTGGTCTACGACGGCTTCACCTTCAACGCGATCTCCTGGATCGAGGGCCTCGGCTTCTGCGGCTTCGGTGAGGCGCAGGACTGGCTCGACAAGGGCCGGCGGATCGCGATCGACGGCGAGCTCCCGCTCAACCCGCACGGCGGCCAGCTTTCCGAGGGCCGCACCCACGGCTACGGCTTCTTCTACGAGGCGGTCACCCAGCTGCGCCATGAAGCCGGTGAGCGCCAGGTGGCGAATGCCCGGACGGCGGTGGTCACCTCCGGTGGCGGCACACCGTCCGGTGTGTTGCTGCTGCAGCGTGACGGTTCCTGA
- a CDS encoding SDR family oxidoreductase, with product MTLFDAFRFDGKRVVVVGGATGMGAATAELALSAGAEVVVLDYAPVKLEGVQAIQVNLAEAASIDAALAQIDGPIHALVSAAGVADGTPGIERINFIGHRYLIDKVIASGQLGAGSAIGFISSAAGLGWEANLESLKEFIAITDFDEATKWAVENNKADYMNTKQAVCAYVATQAMPLLKKGIRINAICPGPTDTPLAQENKEMWLGFGADYRAEVGIEAATSLEQAYPLLFLVSSGASAINGITLVTDAGYFSAGLTEVYPAATPIVKFLSGRF from the coding sequence ATGACGTTGTTTGACGCCTTCCGGTTCGACGGCAAGCGGGTCGTGGTCGTCGGTGGCGCGACGGGCATGGGCGCCGCCACCGCCGAGCTGGCGCTGTCCGCCGGCGCGGAGGTCGTGGTCCTCGACTACGCCCCCGTGAAGCTGGAGGGCGTGCAGGCCATCCAGGTCAACCTCGCCGAGGCCGCCTCCATCGACGCCGCCCTGGCGCAGATCGACGGCCCGATCCACGCGCTGGTCTCGGCCGCCGGTGTCGCCGACGGCACCCCGGGCATCGAGCGGATCAACTTCATCGGTCACCGCTACCTGATCGACAAGGTGATCGCCTCCGGGCAGCTGGGCGCCGGCTCCGCGATCGGCTTCATCTCCTCGGCCGCGGGCCTGGGCTGGGAGGCCAACCTCGAGTCGCTGAAGGAGTTCATCGCCATCACCGACTTCGACGAGGCCACCAAGTGGGCCGTCGAGAACAACAAGGCCGACTACATGAACACCAAGCAGGCGGTCTGCGCGTACGTCGCCACCCAGGCGATGCCCCTGCTCAAGAAGGGCATCCGCATCAACGCGATCTGCCCGGGCCCGACCGACACCCCGCTGGCCCAGGAGAACAAGGAGATGTGGCTGGGCTTCGGCGCCGACTACCGGGCCGAGGTCGGCATCGAGGCCGCGACCTCGCTGGAGCAGGCCTACCCGCTGCTGTTCCTGGTCAGCTCCGGTGCCTCCGCGATCAACGGCATCACGCTGGTGACCGACGCCGGCTACTTCTCCGCCGGTCTCACCGAGGTCTACCCGGCCGCGACGCCGATCGTGAAGTTCCTCTCCGGCCGCTTCTAG
- a CDS encoding cytochrome P450, whose protein sequence is MSEEISWSPYDKVLHLAPYDVWRRLRDEAPVYRNDDLDFFALSRHADVEAASREPLLYSSAYGTVLEIMGSEPLGTGHMIFIDPPKHTELRALVSRAFTPRRISALETSIRQLCAEMLDPQIGGDGFDYVQDFAAQLPSKVISELLGVDPADREDIRKLIDQTFHQEEGQGMVNDISFAAQIKIHEYLTNMLDERRKNPRDDMMTSLVQAEIVNENGTRRLTNQECADFTNLLVSAGTETVARLLGWAGSVLAEHPDQRAELAADSSLLGGAIEELLRYESPSPVQARMLTEDVELHGVQMPAKSRVLLITGSAGRDERKYPDADKFDIHRKFDSHVSFGLGTHYCLGASLARLEGRIGLEETLKRFPEWNVDREKSVRSHTSTVRGYEQLHFVLG, encoded by the coding sequence ATGAGCGAGGAAATCAGCTGGAGTCCCTACGACAAAGTGCTTCATCTGGCGCCCTACGACGTGTGGCGTCGCCTTCGCGATGAGGCACCGGTCTACCGAAACGACGATCTGGATTTCTTCGCGTTGTCGCGGCACGCCGACGTCGAGGCCGCCAGCCGGGAGCCGCTGCTCTACAGCTCCGCCTACGGCACGGTCCTGGAGATCATGGGCTCGGAGCCGCTGGGCACCGGCCACATGATCTTCATTGACCCGCCGAAGCACACCGAGCTGCGCGCGCTGGTCTCCCGGGCCTTCACGCCGCGGCGGATCTCCGCTCTGGAGACGTCCATCCGGCAGCTGTGCGCCGAGATGCTCGACCCGCAGATCGGCGGCGACGGCTTCGACTACGTGCAGGACTTCGCGGCCCAGCTGCCGTCCAAGGTCATCTCCGAGCTGCTCGGTGTCGACCCCGCCGACCGCGAGGACATCCGCAAGCTGATCGACCAGACCTTCCACCAGGAGGAAGGTCAGGGCATGGTCAACGACATCTCGTTCGCCGCCCAGATCAAGATCCACGAGTACCTGACCAACATGCTCGACGAGCGCCGCAAGAACCCGCGCGACGACATGATGACCAGCCTGGTCCAGGCGGAGATCGTCAACGAGAACGGCACCCGGCGGCTGACCAACCAGGAGTGCGCCGACTTCACGAACCTGCTCGTCAGCGCGGGCACCGAGACCGTCGCCCGGCTGCTCGGCTGGGCCGGCTCCGTCCTGGCCGAGCACCCGGACCAGCGGGCCGAGCTCGCGGCCGACTCGTCGCTGCTCGGCGGCGCGATCGAGGAGCTGCTGCGCTACGAGTCGCCGTCCCCCGTCCAGGCCCGGATGCTCACCGAGGACGTCGAGCTGCACGGCGTGCAGATGCCGGCGAAGTCCAGGGTCCTGCTGATCACCGGCTCGGCCGGGCGCGACGAGCGCAAGTACCCCGACGCCGACAAGTTCGACATCCACCGCAAGTTCGACAGCCATGTCTCCTTCGGCCTCGGGACGCACTACTGCCTGGGCGCCTCGCTGGCCCGTCTCGAAGGGCGGATCGGCCTGGAGGAGACGCTCAAGCGCTTTCCGGAGTGGAACGTCGACCGCGAGAAGTCGGTGCGCTCACACACCAGCACCGTCCGGGGCTACGAGCAGCTCCACTTCGTCCTCGGCTGA
- a CDS encoding S8 family serine peptidase: MARITINGITLDPVTEAAGLRSVIPDPEDVADTKYVLVQTRRPVAEQERARLTDLGVKIQQYVPENTYKCRYEPDDLGPVLAEPYVAWAGRYLPDFKLPATLRPTGTAVTASVVPSGDRRSPSRKPREVDVVLHEDVDPRADQVLERIGAAARLDLSEVRPGRHKVRLTVEEGRLPDLADLDEIHHLEPVPARQLRNEVARTILRTDAGPRPGRYQGADQVIAVADTGFDLGTTSDVHPAFSGRVKALHPLGRRRADDPDGHGTHVAGSVLGDGPFAGATGPAPNGSGRVRGTAPKATLVLQSLLDAQGGLGGIPDDLHDLFEPPYEDDGARVHTNSWGAVVPGLPYDSSAFEIDDTVWNRPDLAICFAAGNDGTDRNADGTVDRSSIGSESAAKNAIVVGASESDRPEFRPTYGAYWPTQFPAAPITTDRQANRPAGMAAFSSRGPTRERRIRPDVVAPGTCILSTRSRAVVNPPTDFGTSADDRYFFLSGTSMATPLVAGTVATLREALVDNGFPRPSAALLKAVLLNGATELAGQYTPTEVGPSPNNNAGFGRVDFAGSMASVQPESAATGGAVEGGPLRQGETNSARLDVPAGSTLKITLVWTDPPGEALQNDLDLIVRSADGHERHGNMGTSTEFDRVNNVEQVVWPDVPAGGVEVAVTAFRITTDAQPYAYAWRAS; encoded by the coding sequence ATGGCACGCATAACGATCAACGGGATAACCCTGGACCCGGTCACCGAGGCAGCCGGGCTGCGATCGGTCATCCCTGATCCCGAGGACGTCGCGGACACCAAGTACGTCCTGGTGCAGACCCGCCGGCCGGTGGCGGAGCAGGAACGGGCGCGGCTCACCGACCTCGGCGTGAAGATCCAACAGTACGTGCCGGAGAACACCTACAAGTGCCGGTACGAGCCCGACGACCTGGGACCGGTGCTCGCCGAACCGTATGTGGCGTGGGCGGGCAGGTACCTGCCCGACTTCAAGCTCCCGGCGACGTTGCGTCCCACCGGCACGGCGGTGACGGCGAGCGTGGTGCCGAGCGGTGACCGCCGCTCACCGTCCCGCAAGCCCCGCGAGGTGGACGTCGTCCTGCACGAGGACGTCGACCCGCGTGCCGACCAGGTGCTTGAGCGCATCGGCGCGGCCGCTCGGCTCGACCTGTCAGAGGTCCGTCCGGGCCGGCACAAGGTACGCCTCACCGTCGAGGAGGGGCGGCTGCCGGACCTCGCCGACCTCGACGAGATCCACCACCTCGAGCCGGTTCCGGCCCGACAGCTGCGCAACGAGGTCGCCCGCACCATCCTGCGCACCGACGCCGGCCCTCGTCCCGGCCGTTACCAGGGGGCCGACCAGGTGATCGCCGTGGCGGACACCGGGTTCGACCTCGGGACGACCAGCGACGTCCATCCGGCATTCAGCGGCCGGGTCAAGGCACTGCACCCGCTCGGCCGTCGCCGCGCGGACGACCCCGACGGGCACGGCACCCACGTCGCCGGGTCGGTGCTCGGCGACGGTCCGTTCGCGGGCGCCACCGGCCCTGCCCCGAACGGCTCCGGCCGGGTCCGCGGCACCGCGCCCAAGGCCACCCTGGTGCTGCAGTCGTTGCTCGACGCCCAAGGCGGACTCGGCGGCATCCCCGATGACCTGCACGACCTGTTCGAGCCGCCCTACGAGGACGACGGCGCCCGGGTCCACACCAACTCCTGGGGAGCGGTCGTGCCCGGCCTCCCCTACGACTCGAGCGCGTTCGAGATCGACGACACCGTCTGGAACCGACCGGACCTCGCGATCTGCTTCGCCGCCGGTAACGACGGGACCGACAGGAACGCCGACGGCACGGTGGACCGCAGTTCGATCGGCTCCGAGTCCGCGGCCAAGAACGCGATCGTCGTCGGCGCGAGCGAGAGCGACCGGCCCGAGTTCCGACCGACCTACGGGGCGTACTGGCCGACGCAGTTCCCGGCCGCGCCGATCACCACCGACCGGCAGGCCAACCGTCCGGCGGGCATGGCGGCGTTCAGCAGCCGCGGTCCGACCCGCGAGCGGCGCATCAGGCCCGATGTGGTCGCCCCCGGCACCTGCATCCTGTCGACACGGTCACGCGCCGTCGTCAACCCACCGACCGATTTCGGGACCTCGGCCGACGACCGGTACTTCTTCCTCTCGGGAACGAGCATGGCCACCCCGCTGGTCGCCGGGACGGTGGCCACGCTGCGCGAGGCTCTCGTCGACAACGGCTTCCCCAGGCCGAGCGCGGCGCTGCTCAAGGCAGTCCTGCTCAACGGCGCCACCGAGCTGGCCGGCCAGTACACCCCGACCGAGGTGGGGCCATCGCCGAACAACAACGCCGGATTCGGCCGGGTCGACTTCGCCGGTTCGATGGCATCCGTCCAGCCCGAGTCGGCCGCCACCGGTGGCGCCGTCGAGGGCGGACCGCTCCGGCAGGGCGAGACGAACTCCGCACGGCTCGACGTTCCCGCCGGATCCACCCTGAAGATCACATTGGTGTGGACCGACCCGCCGGGTGAGGCGTTGCAGAACGATCTCGATCTGATCGTCCGGAGTGCGGACGGCCATGAGCGGCACGGCAACATGGGGACCTCCACCGAGTTCGACCGGGTCAACAACGTCGAGCAGGTGGTCTGGCCGGACGTCCCCGCCGGTGGCGTCGAGGTCGCCGTCACCGCGTTCCGGATCACCACGGACGCCCAGCCGTACGCCTACGCCTGGCGAGCCTCCTGA
- a CDS encoding CaiB/BaiF CoA transferase family protein: protein MTSVMQGVRILEVAEHTFVPAASALLADLGADVIKIEHVERGDAMRALASSGIAVVPKDVHVLLEHSNRGKRSLGLDLTSEAGRDILYRIAATADVFLTNKLPSVRTKLHIDVDEIRVHNPKIIYVRGTGQGEHGPEADRGSYDSLAFWARSGVATGIMQPEYGHVPVPPAPGFGDSIGAMTIAGGIMGALFHRERTGEASTVDVSLLGTAMWSMGQAMALSLLLGVPWTPPPADQQRMNPLTGNYRTSDGRWVALTCLQAGRYWAPMCDVIERPELATDPRFADHASLMTNSAEAIAILTETFAARPLAEWRVRLENFVGQWTIVQDTLEAAVDVQTVANGYVQECTTAAGVPFQLTTVPVQYDDKPAAPKRAPLFNEHGDEILAELGLDTEAVLDLKIRGVVA, encoded by the coding sequence GTGACCTCGGTGATGCAGGGCGTCCGGATTCTCGAGGTCGCCGAGCACACATTCGTTCCCGCGGCCTCGGCCCTGCTCGCCGACCTCGGTGCCGACGTCATCAAGATCGAGCACGTCGAGCGCGGCGACGCCATGCGGGCCCTGGCCTCCTCGGGCATCGCGGTCGTCCCCAAGGACGTCCACGTCCTGCTCGAGCACTCCAACCGCGGCAAGCGCAGCCTCGGCCTCGACCTCACCTCCGAGGCGGGCCGCGACATCCTGTACCGCATCGCCGCGACGGCGGACGTCTTCCTCACCAACAAGCTGCCGAGCGTGCGCACCAAGCTGCACATCGACGTGGACGAGATCCGCGTCCACAACCCGAAGATCATCTACGTGCGGGGCACCGGCCAGGGCGAGCACGGCCCGGAGGCCGACCGCGGCTCGTACGACTCGCTGGCGTTCTGGGCCCGCTCCGGCGTCGCGACCGGCATCATGCAGCCCGAGTACGGCCACGTGCCCGTCCCGCCGGCACCCGGCTTCGGTGACTCCATCGGCGCGATGACGATCGCCGGCGGCATCATGGGCGCGCTGTTCCACCGGGAGCGCACCGGTGAGGCCTCGACCGTGGACGTCTCCCTGCTCGGCACGGCGATGTGGTCGATGGGGCAGGCCATGGCGCTGTCGCTGCTGCTCGGCGTCCCGTGGACCCCGCCGCCGGCCGACCAGCAGCGGATGAACCCGCTCACCGGCAACTACCGCACCTCGGACGGGCGCTGGGTCGCCCTGACCTGCCTGCAGGCCGGCCGGTACTGGGCGCCCATGTGCGACGTCATCGAGCGCCCGGAGCTCGCCACCGATCCCCGTTTCGCCGACCACGCGAGCCTGATGACGAACAGCGCCGAGGCGATCGCGATCCTGACCGAGACGTTCGCGGCACGGCCGCTGGCCGAGTGGCGGGTGCGGCTGGAGAACTTCGTCGGCCAGTGGACCATCGTCCAGGACACCCTCGAGGCCGCCGTGGACGTCCAGACGGTCGCCAACGGCTACGTCCAGGAATGCACGACCGCGGCCGGGGTCCCCTTCCAGCTCACGACCGTGCCGGTGCAGTACGACGACAAGCCGGCCGCGCCGAAGCGGGCGCCGCTGTTCAACGAGCACGGCGACGAGATCCTCGCCGAACTGGGCCTGGACACCGAAGCGGTGCTGGACCTCAAGATCCGCGGCGTCGTCGCGTAG